A region of Polyangiaceae bacterium DNA encodes the following proteins:
- a CDS encoding YifB family Mg chelatase-like AAA ATPase yields MACVLVAQPGDRHLPPRRSPLRRRCFRAEFRRFSLGTLAALGRDVALAFDNPLTLPDRPLATAIAHTSVLVGLDPHPIAVEVTASRGPAFFQLVGLAEAAVREARVRVATALARLGVLLDEHAVTVNLAPADLRKRGTGLDVAIAVALLGALGRLPGASLDGVLVLGELSLEGGVRPVRGVLPQLEGARARGVRQAIVPSGNAREAGLVRGLEVFVASELESVVHHFTGQLSLERVGTTELPPHRALPGASDLSQVRGQANARRALEIAAAGGHNLLMLGPPGGGKTLLARLLPSILPPLSFPEAIQTTAIHSVAGLIDPELGVVQTRPFRAPHHSVSDAGLVGGGDHPRPGEVSLAHNGVLFLDELAEFRRSALEALRQPLEDGVVCISRARASAWFPARPMLVAAVNPCPCGYKGHARRDCRCSPAQAARYLARLSGPLLDRIDLHVAVPPVDPSALGSPERSESSSSVRARVLAARERARVRAQELGLSSPLNAALTDAELDRVVRLDAEGRGFIARAVNDLGLSARAFTRIRRVALSVADLEDSRDVRAPHVAEAIQGRLVDNELSG; encoded by the coding sequence ATGGCATGCGTCTTAGTCGCGCAGCCTGGCGATCGCCACCTTCCGCCGCGGCGATCGCCACTCCGCCGCCGCTGCTTCCGCGCTGAATTCCGGCGTTTCTCCCTTGGCACGCTCGCTGCTCTGGGGCGGGACGTGGCCCTCGCCTTCGACAATCCGCTCACCCTCCCGGACCGTCCGCTCGCGACCGCGATCGCGCACACCAGCGTGCTCGTCGGGCTCGACCCTCACCCCATCGCGGTCGAGGTCACGGCCTCGCGCGGGCCCGCGTTCTTCCAGCTCGTGGGCCTGGCCGAGGCGGCGGTGCGGGAGGCTCGCGTGCGGGTCGCCACGGCGCTGGCGCGCCTCGGCGTCTTGCTCGACGAGCACGCGGTCACGGTGAACCTCGCGCCGGCGGACCTGCGCAAGCGCGGCACCGGGCTCGACGTCGCCATCGCGGTCGCGCTGCTCGGCGCGCTGGGGCGGCTGCCGGGCGCCTCCCTCGACGGCGTGCTGGTCCTGGGCGAGCTGTCGCTCGAAGGCGGAGTGCGCCCCGTGCGCGGTGTCCTGCCACAGCTCGAAGGAGCGCGGGCGCGCGGCGTGCGCCAAGCCATCGTGCCGTCCGGCAACGCCCGAGAGGCCGGGCTGGTGCGCGGACTGGAGGTCTTCGTCGCGAGCGAGCTCGAGAGCGTGGTGCACCACTTCACCGGGCAGCTGTCGCTCGAGCGCGTGGGGACGACGGAGCTGCCACCGCACCGGGCACTGCCGGGCGCGAGCGATCTCAGCCAGGTGCGCGGCCAGGCCAACGCCCGGCGCGCCCTCGAGATCGCGGCCGCCGGCGGCCACAACCTGCTCATGCTCGGTCCCCCGGGTGGTGGCAAGACGCTCCTGGCCCGGCTCCTGCCCAGCATCCTGCCGCCGCTCTCGTTCCCGGAGGCCATCCAGACCACGGCCATCCACAGCGTCGCCGGGTTGATCGATCCGGAGCTCGGCGTCGTGCAGACTCGGCCGTTCCGCGCGCCACACCACTCGGTGAGCGACGCGGGCTTGGTCGGCGGCGGCGACCACCCGCGCCCCGGCGAGGTCAGCCTGGCGCACAACGGCGTGCTCTTCCTGGACGAGCTCGCCGAGTTCCGGCGCAGCGCGCTCGAGGCGCTGCGCCAGCCGCTCGAAGACGGCGTGGTGTGCATCTCGCGGGCGCGGGCGTCCGCCTGGTTTCCCGCGCGGCCCATGCTGGTCGCGGCGGTGAACCCCTGTCCGTGCGGCTACAAGGGGCACGCGCGCCGCGACTGCCGCTGCTCGCCGGCGCAGGCCGCGCGCTACCTGGCTCGGCTCTCCGGGCCGCTGCTCGATCGCATCGACCTGCACGTGGCGGTGCCCCCGGTCGATCCGAGCGCGCTCGGCTCGCCGGAGCGCTCGGAGTCGAGCTCGAGCGTCCGCGCGCGGGTCCTCGCGGCCCGGGAGCGGGCGCGCGTTCGGGCACAGGAGCTCGGCCTGAGCTCGCCGCTGAACGCCGCGCTCACCGACGCCGAGCTCGACCGCGTGGTGCGGCTCGACGCCGAGGGCCGGGGCTTCATCGCGCGGGCAGTGAACGATCTGGGCCTGAGCGCTCGCGCCTTCACGCGCATCCGCCGCGTCGCGCTGAGCGTGGCCGATCTGGAAGACAGCCGCGACGTGCGCGCTCCCCACGTGGCCGAAGCCATCCAGGGGCGCCTCGTCGACAACGAATTGTCGGGCTGA
- a CDS encoding isocitrate/isopropylmalate dehydrogenase family protein, whose product MTTHTVVLIPGDGIGPEVSAAVKRVLTAANAPVAFVERHAGEAALERGLEDVLPSETVAAIREHHVALKGPCTTPVGRGFSSVNVALRKKLNLYAAVRPFRSLAGVKTRYDDVDLIVIRENTEGLYSGIENLITDGVVVSMKVATRGACHRIAHWAFRYATHRRRQKITVFHKANIMKMSDGMLLDEARKVHERDYPNIDYGEVIVDAGHMRIVQNPKQFDIILCENLYGDIVSDLCAGLVGGLGVSPGANIGEEDAVFEAVHGSAPDIAGQGVANPLALLMSAVMMLNHLGETRHDEACRKAAERIKLAYDRALEENQKTRDLGGELGTLGFAEAVIARLPG is encoded by the coding sequence ATGACGACGCACACGGTCGTGCTCATTCCTGGTGACGGCATCGGGCCGGAGGTCAGCGCGGCGGTGAAGCGCGTGCTCACGGCGGCGAACGCTCCGGTGGCGTTCGTGGAGCGACACGCGGGCGAGGCGGCGCTCGAGCGCGGGCTCGAGGACGTCTTGCCCAGCGAGACGGTCGCGGCCATCCGCGAGCACCACGTCGCGCTCAAGGGCCCCTGCACCACACCGGTGGGGCGGGGCTTCTCCTCGGTGAACGTCGCGCTCCGTAAGAAGCTGAACCTGTACGCCGCGGTGCGCCCGTTCCGCAGCCTGGCCGGAGTGAAGACCCGCTACGACGACGTGGACCTGATCGTGATCCGCGAGAACACCGAGGGGCTCTACAGCGGCATCGAGAACCTGATCACCGACGGCGTCGTGGTCAGCATGAAGGTGGCGACCCGGGGAGCCTGCCACCGCATCGCCCACTGGGCATTCCGCTACGCCACGCACCGCCGGCGCCAGAAGATCACGGTCTTCCACAAGGCCAACATCATGAAGATGTCCGACGGCATGCTGCTCGACGAGGCCCGCAAGGTGCACGAGCGCGACTACCCGAACATCGACTACGGCGAGGTGATCGTGGACGCCGGGCACATGCGCATCGTGCAGAACCCGAAGCAGTTCGACATCATCTTGTGCGAGAACCTCTACGGCGACATCGTCTCGGATCTGTGCGCGGGCCTGGTGGGCGGCCTCGGTGTGTCGCCGGGCGCGAACATCGGCGAGGAGGACGCGGTGTTCGAGGCGGTGCACGGCTCGGCGCCGGACATCGCGGGGCAAGGCGTGGCGAACCCGCTGGCGCTCCTGATGAGCGCGGTCATGATGCTGAACCACCTCGGCGAGACGCGCCACGACGAGGCCTGCCGTAAGGCCGCGGAGCGCATCAAGCTCGCCTACGATCGCGCGCTCGAGGAGAACCAGAAGACCCGGGACCTCGGCGGGGAGCTGGGCACGCTCGGCTTCGCCGAGGCGGTGATCGCGCGGCTGCCGGGCTGA